Proteins from a genomic interval of Treponema brennaborense DSM 12168:
- a CDS encoding alpha/beta hydrolase — MKNKLLISIIVSMFVMHSFVFSQVTEENFELKKDFARMEFDEDSNKNKVVGYVYFKGFDFTGYEAESVGIEPMLQTTLELLQFRYKASKQPFVFVGHSQGGLRSLAMSTYLKRRDPELYKQLRGVITLSGIDRGLKLLEGRGSAFRSRLFNDVQILTNGIYGVAKFFDLIPFCDPVNDYIFGGITKADINGAAWHLCKLILGGMLPLTKEFAYPIMYNRDWDGHAQIRDMVPQSKLITDYVLTEQTVYMQHKSKTTSSLAVEWRRGWWGIRYPVLVWKSKPVIVAAQSVDLKVDKNLPFMFLAGTVSDSLGLADGDTARKIKTGFDHTGNVFRGAEYLHYAKAVCIWGLFTGSISAANDCRKAANWCNNLNGEISELVGEQTHDGLVALSSQYLPQKSLVGTGYDTVILNNTDFRTYRDMNHETINNTGSLSKTTSETRVLELLGK; from the coding sequence ATGAAAAACAAGCTGTTAATAAGTATTATTGTAAGTATGTTTGTGATGCATTCGTTTGTATTTTCACAAGTAACAGAAGAGAACTTTGAGCTCAAAAAAGATTTTGCACGAATGGAATTTGATGAAGACAGCAACAAAAACAAAGTTGTCGGCTACGTCTACTTTAAAGGCTTCGATTTTACAGGCTATGAAGCTGAATCGGTCGGCATAGAACCGATGCTGCAGACGACGCTTGAATTGCTGCAGTTTAGATATAAGGCAAGTAAACAGCCGTTCGTATTCGTCGGGCACAGTCAGGGAGGCTTGCGTTCCCTTGCAATGAGTACGTATTTGAAGCGCCGTGATCCGGAACTGTATAAGCAGCTGCGAGGCGTGATAACGCTTTCGGGAATAGACCGCGGTCTGAAACTGCTCGAAGGGCGCGGTTCCGCGTTCCGCTCAAGATTGTTTAACGATGTTCAGATTCTCACGAATGGGATATACGGAGTCGCCAAGTTCTTTGATTTGATACCTTTTTGCGATCCTGTAAATGATTATATATTTGGTGGAATAACAAAAGCTGATATAAACGGCGCCGCATGGCATTTGTGTAAATTGATTTTGGGCGGCATGCTGCCTTTAACAAAAGAGTTTGCTTATCCCATAATGTACAATCGGGATTGGGACGGTCATGCCCAAATAAGAGACATGGTGCCCCAGAGCAAACTTATAACGGATTACGTACTTACCGAGCAGACGGTCTATATGCAGCACAAATCCAAAACGACAAGCAGTCTTGCCGTCGAATGGCGCAGAGGTTGGTGGGGCATAAGATATCCGGTTCTTGTATGGAAATCGAAACCTGTTATCGTTGCAGCACAGAGCGTAGATTTGAAAGTTGATAAAAATCTTCCCTTTATGTTTCTTGCCGGAACTGTCAGCGACTCGTTAGGTCTTGCTGACGGCGATACTGCACGGAAAATAAAAACGGGATTCGATCATACGGGAAACGTTTTTAGAGGTGCGGAGTATTTGCATTATGCAAAAGCGGTGTGTATTTGGGGGTTATTTACCGGCAGTATTTCTGCAGCAAACGACTGCCGCAAAGCTGCAAATTGGTGTAATAATTTGAACGGTGAAATCAGTGAACTGGTGGGAGAACAAACGCACGACGGTTTGGTAGCTCTGTCAAGCCAGTATTTACCGCAAAAATCGCTCGTCGGCACCGGCTATGATACGGTTATTTTGAATAACACGGATTTCCGGACATACAGGGATATGAATCATGAAACGATTAACAACACGGGGTCACTTTCAAAAACGACCTCAGAGACCAGAGTTCTGGAACTGCTGGGCAAATAA
- a CDS encoding SulP family inorganic anion transporter, with the protein MFKPELLNSLKGYSVKTFASDLSAGIIVGIVALPLAIAFAIASGVAPERGLYTAIVAGFIISVLGGSKVQIGGPTGAFVVIVYGIVRQYGFSGLMLATMMAGVMLILLGAFKMGILVKYIPYTIITGFTAGIAVTILTTQIGDFFGLTTGPLPGDFLGKIKAYAASFGTVNPYAVAVGAVSLAVILVWPKINKKIPGSLVVIILITAAVKLLNLPVDTIGSRYGAIPASLPAPQLPAFSFELLRKLFAPALSIAILAAIESLLSAVVADGMIGSKHDSNTELIAQGIANIASPLFGGIPATGAIARTATNIKNGGRTPVAGIVHAITLLLIMFIFGRFAVYIPLAALAAVLVSVAWNMAGIPAIKALFKGQKSDITVLAVTFLLTVFIDLTVAIEVGLICAAFFFIKKMIDLSSIRQVSTNKPAVSIKPASAQPSQTGRSETDVTESTPALPDGTFIFEIEGPLFFGTIQKFEEATAVSGITYKALVLRMQNTMYLDAGGIHVLEQLYQNCCSRNVILLISEIHTQPYMLAIKTGLTVKLGNGNFFSTFEEALTRAAEICGK; encoded by the coding sequence ATGTTCAAACCGGAATTACTCAATTCACTGAAAGGTTATTCAGTAAAAACGTTCGCCAGTGACCTTTCGGCCGGAATCATCGTCGGAATCGTCGCACTGCCGCTCGCCATTGCGTTCGCAATAGCGTCCGGCGTCGCACCGGAGCGGGGGCTGTACACCGCCATAGTCGCAGGTTTTATCATTTCAGTACTCGGCGGCAGTAAAGTGCAGATCGGCGGCCCGACCGGCGCGTTCGTCGTCATCGTGTACGGCATCGTCCGGCAGTACGGTTTTTCGGGACTGATGCTCGCCACGATGATGGCGGGCGTCATGCTGATACTGCTCGGTGCGTTCAAAATGGGCATTTTGGTCAAATATATTCCATATACTATTATCACCGGATTTACGGCCGGTATCGCGGTTACCATTTTGACTACGCAAATCGGCGATTTTTTCGGTCTGACGACCGGCCCGCTGCCGGGAGATTTTCTCGGCAAAATCAAGGCGTACGCCGCCTCGTTCGGGACGGTCAACCCGTACGCAGTGGCAGTCGGCGCGGTTTCGCTTGCCGTCATTCTGGTATGGCCCAAAATAAATAAAAAAATCCCCGGTTCGCTCGTCGTTATCATTCTGATAACGGCCGCGGTAAAACTGCTGAATCTGCCGGTCGATACGATCGGTTCGCGGTACGGGGCAATTCCCGCTTCGCTTCCGGCGCCGCAGTTGCCCGCGTTCAGCTTTGAATTGCTGCGGAAACTGTTCGCGCCGGCGCTGTCGATCGCCATACTCGCGGCGATAGAATCTCTGCTGAGCGCCGTCGTTGCCGACGGAATGATCGGCTCAAAGCACGATTCAAATACGGAACTGATCGCGCAGGGAATCGCGAACATTGCGAGCCCGCTGTTCGGCGGTATTCCCGCAACCGGCGCCATTGCCCGAACGGCCACGAACATCAAAAACGGCGGACGTACACCGGTGGCCGGAATCGTACACGCGATAACGCTGCTGCTCATCATGTTCATTTTCGGCCGATTCGCCGTATATATTCCGCTGGCGGCGCTCGCCGCCGTATTGGTGTCGGTCGCATGGAACATGGCGGGCATTCCCGCGATAAAAGCGCTGTTCAAAGGACAGAAATCGGACATAACGGTTCTTGCCGTTACGTTCCTCCTGACGGTTTTTATCGACTTGACCGTCGCGATCGAAGTGGGACTGATTTGCGCCGCGTTCTTTTTCATAAAGAAAATGATCGATCTGTCGTCTATCCGGCAAGTCAGCACGAATAAACCGGCCGTAAGCATAAAACCGGCTTCCGCACAGCCGTCGCAGACCGGCCGCTCTGAAACCGATGTTACAGAAAGCACCCCCGCACTACCGGACGGAACGTTCATATTTGAAATCGAAGGGCCGCTGTTTTTCGGTACGATACAGAAGTTTGAAGAAGCAACGGCCGTTTCCGGCATCACCTACAAAGCGCTCGTGCTGCGTATGCAGAACACCATGTACTTGGATGCGGGCGGAATACACGTGCTGGAACAGTTGTATCAGAACTGCTGCAGCAGAAACGTCATTCTACTGATATCGGAAATCCACACGCAGCCGTACATGCTTGCCATCAAAACGGGCCTGACGGTTAAACTCGGCAACGGGAATTTTTTCAGCACGTTTGAAGAAGCGCTTACGCGCGCTGCGGAAATCTGCGGAAAATAG
- a CDS encoding beta-mannosidase: protein MKATALDGTWKLRPRHPERVAAYTDAFTAHTEIPVPIPGDIHSALIHAGIIADPYFAKNELDVQWVGKEDWIISREIKIKKAFLSGQQFISFQFADTFFHVFINGREAGKGGNMFRSWRFNVSGLLHEGINTIEIMFESAERRAIESAARQPYPVPYSVYPVYSPHRNLVRKTQCHAGWDWGPCIMAFGVYESIRLEQTTKGFIDYVNTRYVRENDDWQVEVTTVYTAITDCTIPVSVKIEGPGIDTVITGTPVNVTVGENLIRHTVTVRRPELWWPAGCAPEDTAAVLTGSSALRENPLYTLTVTAYHAVKTKRIAFRTIDVVAEPDEHGKSMYFKVNGRPVFSKGANWIPCDALPSRQTPQKYEKLLRDLAAAHMNTVRVWGGGQYEKDIFYELCDRFGIMVWQDCMFACSLYPATPPFLRSVRAEIRHQVRRLKDHPSLALWCGNNEDVGALTWYPESIANRDRYIIDYDRLNEGVLADEIRQLDPDRAWWPSSPSAGPNDYSDNWHADGRGDMHYWSVWHEKKSFDAYLTIKPRFVSEFGYESFPSLSEVQTYAPRDQLNLTSPVMEFHQRSPGGNSIILENFSRYFRFPEGIKNMLYLSQVQQALAIKTAVEYWRSLRPICMGSIIWQLNDVWPVASWSSIEYSGKWKLLHYEAKKFFAPVAVVLYKKDGKISAHVLNDTEENLPVRVAIRFLTFDGKSAASQTGAHAGTQTDLSIDATVAPDSVLKVFECPETELPLAAHECFIYAELTYGDNRKTSNTLLPALPKECELRKACIKTAVKRLAPQIFEITLTTDKPAFFTALDTKKLGGTFSDNMLTLLPEAPVTVRFTADSEKLTQEKFEKALSVTTLTDTY, encoded by the coding sequence ATGAAAGCAACAGCACTCGACGGAACATGGAAATTACGCCCCCGGCATCCCGAACGGGTTGCCGCTTATACGGACGCATTTACCGCTCATACGGAAATACCCGTCCCGATTCCCGGAGACATTCATTCGGCTCTCATTCACGCGGGAATAATCGCGGATCCGTATTTTGCAAAAAACGAACTCGACGTACAATGGGTCGGCAAAGAAGACTGGATCATTTCACGGGAAATAAAAATCAAAAAAGCTTTTCTGAGCGGACAGCAGTTCATATCGTTTCAATTTGCCGATACTTTTTTTCACGTGTTCATAAACGGCAGAGAAGCGGGCAAAGGCGGAAACATGTTCCGCAGCTGGCGGTTCAACGTAAGCGGTTTGCTGCACGAAGGAATCAACACGATTGAAATCATGTTTGAATCAGCCGAACGGCGTGCCATCGAAAGCGCCGCCCGACAGCCCTACCCCGTACCGTACAGCGTGTATCCGGTGTATTCACCGCACCGCAATCTGGTACGCAAAACGCAGTGCCACGCGGGCTGGGATTGGGGACCGTGCATCATGGCGTTCGGCGTGTACGAATCCATCAGACTCGAACAGACGACGAAAGGCTTTATCGACTACGTCAACACCAGATACGTACGGGAAAACGACGACTGGCAGGTTGAAGTAACGACCGTTTACACCGCCATCACCGACTGTACGATTCCGGTATCGGTCAAGATAGAAGGACCGGGCATCGATACGGTCATTACGGGAACGCCGGTCAACGTTACCGTCGGTGAAAACCTGATCCGGCACACCGTAACGGTGCGCCGCCCCGAACTGTGGTGGCCCGCCGGATGCGCTCCCGAAGACACGGCGGCCGTGCTGACCGGCAGCAGTGCGCTCCGTGAAAATCCGCTGTATACGCTCACCGTTACCGCCTATCACGCCGTAAAAACCAAACGGATTGCGTTCCGCACTATCGACGTCGTAGCCGAACCCGACGAGCACGGCAAAAGCATGTACTTTAAGGTAAACGGCCGCCCCGTGTTTTCAAAAGGCGCCAACTGGATACCGTGCGACGCGCTGCCGTCCCGCCAAACTCCCCAAAAATACGAAAAACTGCTGCGCGATCTTGCGGCGGCACACATGAACACCGTGCGCGTCTGGGGCGGCGGTCAATATGAAAAGGATATTTTTTACGAATTGTGCGACCGGTTCGGCATCATGGTATGGCAGGATTGTATGTTCGCCTGTTCCCTGTACCCCGCGACGCCGCCGTTTTTACGCAGCGTCAGGGCGGAAATCCGCCATCAGGTACGCCGGCTGAAAGATCACCCTTCGCTGGCACTGTGGTGCGGCAATAACGAAGACGTCGGCGCGCTGACCTGGTATCCCGAATCGATTGCAAACCGGGACCGGTATATCATCGACTACGACCGTCTGAACGAAGGCGTACTTGCCGACGAAATCAGACAGCTCGACCCCGACCGCGCCTGGTGGCCCAGTTCACCTTCGGCGGGACCGAACGACTATTCGGACAACTGGCACGCCGACGGCCGGGGCGACATGCACTATTGGAGCGTCTGGCACGAAAAAAAATCGTTCGACGCTTATTTGACGATAAAACCGCGATTCGTTTCTGAATTCGGCTACGAATCGTTTCCGTCGCTGTCGGAAGTGCAGACCTACGCTCCCCGCGACCAGCTGAACCTGACCAGCCCGGTCATGGAATTCCATCAGCGGTCGCCCGGCGGCAACTCCATCATTCTGGAAAACTTTTCACGGTATTTCAGATTCCCCGAAGGAATCAAAAACATGCTGTATCTGAGCCAAGTGCAGCAGGCGCTCGCCATCAAGACGGCCGTCGAATACTGGCGCAGCCTGCGTCCGATCTGTATGGGAAGCATCATTTGGCAGCTGAACGACGTTTGGCCGGTCGCCTCTTGGTCTTCCATCGAATATTCGGGCAAATGGAAGCTGCTGCATTATGAAGCGAAAAAGTTTTTTGCACCGGTCGCCGTCGTGCTGTACAAAAAGGACGGAAAAATCAGCGCGCACGTGCTGAACGACACGGAAGAAAATCTGCCGGTACGCGTTGCCATCCGATTTCTCACGTTCGACGGAAAAAGCGCCGCGTCGCAAACCGGTGCGCACGCAGGAACGCAGACCGACCTCAGCATCGATGCGACCGTTGCGCCGGATTCCGTTTTGAAGGTGTTCGAGTGCCCGGAAACGGAACTGCCGCTCGCCGCCCACGAATGTTTCATATACGCGGAACTGACTTACGGCGACAACCGGAAAACGTCGAATACGCTGCTGCCGGCGCTGCCCAAGGAATGCGAACTGCGGAAAGCCTGCATAAAAACGGCCGTAAAGCGGCTCGCTCCGCAGATATTTGAAATTACCCTAACGACCGATAAACCGGCGTTCTTTACGGCGCTCGATACGAAAAAACTGGGCGGAACGTTCTCCGACAATATGCTCACGCTGCTGCCGGAAGCTCCGGTTACGGTGCGCTTTACCGCCGACAGTGAAAAACTGACGCAGGAGAAATTTGAAAAAGCGCTTTCCGTTACGACGCTGACGGACACTTACTGA
- a CDS encoding carbohydrate ABC transporter permease, whose product MEKTLRKYFVLFALPGVICFLIAFLIPMFMGIYLSFCDFTNVTNAQWVGLSNYVKAFTVDNYFNSALWTTTKFTVVSVLSINIMAFALAIMLTRGIKGTNVFRTIFFMPNLIGGIVLGWIWQVIINGVLYNYGATIVSNPRYGFWGLVLLMNWQNVGYMMVIYIAAIQNVSTDMLEAAAIDGANYWKTLFKIIIPTVMPSITICLFMTVTNGFKLFDQNLALTAGEPGKQSEMLALNIYNTFYGRSGFEGVGQAKAVVFTLIVAAIALIQLRLTRSKEIEQ is encoded by the coding sequence ATGGAAAAGACATTGCGCAAATATTTTGTTTTGTTCGCACTTCCGGGTGTGATCTGTTTCTTGATAGCGTTTCTTATTCCCATGTTCATGGGTATTTATCTTTCTTTCTGCGACTTCACGAACGTTACGAACGCACAGTGGGTCGGGCTTTCAAACTATGTAAAAGCTTTTACGGTCGATAATTATTTCAATTCGGCGTTATGGACGACGACCAAGTTTACGGTCGTGTCGGTACTTTCAATCAATATAATGGCGTTCGCACTCGCCATAATGCTTACCCGCGGTATAAAAGGGACGAACGTATTCAGAACGATATTTTTCATGCCGAACCTTATCGGCGGTATCGTCCTCGGCTGGATATGGCAGGTTATCATCAACGGCGTTCTGTATAATTACGGCGCGACGATCGTTTCAAATCCCCGCTATGGTTTTTGGGGTTTGGTTCTGCTGATGAACTGGCAGAACGTCGGTTACATGATGGTCATATATATCGCGGCGATTCAGAACGTTTCAACGGATATGCTTGAAGCGGCGGCGATCGACGGCGCGAATTACTGGAAAACGCTGTTCAAAATCATCATTCCGACCGTCATGCCGTCCATTACGATCTGTCTGTTCATGACGGTTACCAACGGTTTCAAATTATTCGATCAGAACTTGGCTTTGACCGCAGGAGAACCGGGCAAACAGTCGGAAATGCTCGCACTGAACATTTACAACACGTTTTACGGGCGGTCGGGTTTTGAAGGCGTCGGACAGGCGAAAGCGGTCGTTTTCACCTTGATAGTCGCCGCTATTGCGCTGATTCAGTTGAGACTCACACGCAGCAAGGAGATCGAACAATGA
- a CDS encoding carbohydrate ABC transporter permease: protein MKNSIRGTTSKKIIFTFLVLAALYVLFPIVVVLMNSFKGRLFISTEPFKLPTANEAEPTFVGLLNYVTGIKKIKFFSAFGYSLWITVASVAGILLISSMLAWFITRVKNKATSIIYYSLVFSMIVPFQMVMFTMSKMANLLHLDNPVGIILVYIGFGCGMSTFMFSGFIKSIPLSMEEAAMIDGATPPQIFFLVIIPMLKSTAITIGILEIMWVWNDYLLPYLTIGTDYKTIPIAIQYLRGGYGAVDMGAMMAMLVLAMLPVIIFYLACQKHIIKGVLAGAVKG, encoded by the coding sequence ATGAAAAATTCCATCCGCGGTACAACGTCCAAGAAAATCATTTTTACCTTTCTGGTATTGGCGGCACTCTACGTGCTGTTTCCGATCGTCGTCGTATTGATGAACTCTTTTAAAGGCCGCCTGTTCATCTCAACGGAACCGTTCAAACTGCCCACGGCGAACGAGGCGGAACCGACGTTCGTCGGTCTGCTGAACTACGTAACCGGTATAAAGAAAATCAAATTCTTTTCCGCCTTCGGATATTCGCTGTGGATCACCGTCGCGTCGGTCGCGGGCATTCTGCTCATTTCGAGTATGCTCGCCTGGTTCATCACCCGGGTGAAAAACAAGGCTACCAGTATCATTTATTATTCACTGGTATTTTCAATGATCGTGCCGTTCCAGATGGTCATGTTCACCATGAGCAAGATGGCGAACCTGCTGCATTTGGACAATCCGGTCGGTATCATTCTGGTGTATATCGGCTTCGGATGCGGTATGTCGACGTTCATGTTTTCAGGATTCATAAAATCGATTCCGCTCTCCATGGAAGAAGCGGCGATGATCGACGGAGCGACTCCGCCGCAGATATTTTTCCTGGTTATCATACCCATGCTCAAAAGTACCGCCATTACCATCGGTATTCTTGAAATCATGTGGGTATGGAACGACTACTTGCTGCCGTATCTGACCATCGGTACGGACTATAAGACCATCCCGATCGCAATTCAGTATCTGCGCGGCGGCTACGGTGCCGTCGACATGGGTGCGATGATGGCTATGCTCGTTCTGGCCATGCTGCCGGTTATCATTTTCTACCTGGCATGTCAGAAGCATATTATTAAGGGTGTTCTCGCCGGCGCCGTAAAAGGCTAA
- a CDS encoding PaaI family thioesterase: protein MNTREPQGLDLIREKFKADKYATQVTGISIDDARPGYAKCSLEITEKHLNAAGAVMGGVLFTLADFAFAVAANQEEGCITVSLASQIAFLGTAKTAFLSAETRCVKDGKSTCFYQITVQDSLGTLVAEICITGFKKQLAESKA, encoded by the coding sequence ATGAATACACGTGAACCGCAGGGGCTTGACCTCATACGGGAAAAATTCAAAGCCGATAAATACGCAACGCAGGTAACCGGAATCAGCATAGACGACGCGCGTCCCGGTTACGCAAAATGTTCGCTTGAAATTACGGAAAAACATCTCAACGCGGCCGGCGCCGTCATGGGCGGCGTGCTGTTCACGCTCGCAGACTTTGCGTTCGCAGTGGCGGCGAATCAGGAAGAAGGCTGTATTACCGTTTCACTGGCAAGCCAGATTGCGTTTTTGGGCACCGCCAAAACGGCGTTTCTGAGCGCGGAAACACGCTGCGTCAAAGACGGCAAATCGACCTGTTTTTACCAAATCACCGTGCAGGACAGTCTGGGAACGCTCGTTGCGGAAATTTGCATTACCGGATTCAAAAAACAGCTTGCGGAATCGAAAGCCTGA
- a CDS encoding helix-turn-helix transcriptional regulator — MKRRKRADSSPFTCLTVCGFIALLTGTLLNICFGSSFTQSFIPYTETVTPCVNGFCTVLSLILIFKPNKRILLYVILVIQSVYNVCTGFDLLGLFLFAFLNLVLFCKGYFKTRAKLKTTLIGTGWILTLTTLIPFGIERFIFAVSTSIFMFAAYVYIYYLLSDKLSYLLPDVNVCKMKAACTLPEPGKILNLRALGLTERQRRCVEACLQDSISYKTLADTHYVSESTIKKDMTDICRLFGVKNREMLRFLLVQYKVDST; from the coding sequence ATGAAACGAAGAAAACGAGCCGATTCAAGTCCGTTTACCTGCCTTACGGTATGCGGTTTTATCGCGCTGCTGACCGGAACGCTCCTGAATATTTGCTTCGGCAGCAGTTTCACGCAATCTTTCATACCGTATACGGAAACGGTAACGCCCTGTGTAAACGGATTTTGTACGGTTCTTTCCTTAATTCTCATTTTTAAACCGAATAAACGCATCCTGCTGTACGTGATTTTAGTTATACAAAGTGTTTACAACGTATGCACCGGATTCGATTTACTCGGACTGTTCCTGTTCGCTTTTCTTAACCTCGTCTTATTTTGCAAAGGATATTTCAAAACTCGGGCAAAACTGAAAACGACACTCATCGGCACCGGTTGGATACTGACACTGACAACGCTCATACCGTTCGGCATTGAAAGGTTCATTTTTGCAGTCAGTACTTCAATTTTCATGTTTGCGGCATACGTGTACATCTATTATTTACTGAGCGATAAGCTTTCCTATTTGCTGCCCGACGTAAACGTATGTAAAATGAAAGCTGCCTGCACGCTGCCTGAACCGGGAAAAATACTGAACCTGAGAGCGCTCGGATTAACCGAACGGCAGCGGCGGTGCGTGGAAGCATGTCTGCAAGATTCCATATCGTATAAAACGCTTGCAGATACGCATTACGTAAGCGAATCAACCATAAAAAAAGATATGACGGATATATGCCGTTTGTTCGGCGTAAAAAACCGGGAAATGCTCAGATTCTTATTGGTTCAATATAAGGTGGATAGTACCTGA
- a CDS encoding ABC transporter substrate-binding protein, which produces MKKVLTMVLALSVLCGSIFAAGGKDATQEIYFLNFKPEIASVYEEKVAPAFAAENPGYKLKVVTAASGTYEQTQRSEMAKANPPVIFQVNGPTGLNNNKDTVAALDNTGFYKLLGDKSMALKLNGSVAAIPYAVEGYGIIYNESIMKKYFALPNKAVSVSSADQINSFATLKAVVEDMQKNKDALGIKGVFASTSMSAGNQWRWQTHTVNVPLYYEFNDKNSGVPAVTTGLASDTIAFKYGKNFKNLIDLYTNNSVTQKTLLGSKSVDDSMAEFALEQCAMVQNGNWAAAQILGTPGNKVKAEDIKFLPLYMGIKDEEKAGLCVGTENYLCINKAASAGAQKGADVFLTWLFSSDTGKRIVSNDLMFITPFNSFKASELPADPLSQQVSIWMNKDGVSSVPWAFAAIPSEEWKNAFGSSLLSYFEGKADWAAVEKTAVDSWAKEKSLLK; this is translated from the coding sequence ATGAAAAAGGTATTAACAATGGTGCTGGCTCTTTCAGTTCTGTGCGGGTCGATATTCGCCGCCGGCGGAAAAGATGCAACGCAGGAAATTTACTTTTTAAACTTCAAACCGGAAATCGCTTCCGTCTATGAAGAAAAAGTCGCGCCCGCTTTTGCGGCTGAAAATCCCGGTTATAAACTGAAGGTCGTAACCGCCGCTTCAGGAACATACGAACAGACTCAGCGCAGTGAAATGGCGAAAGCCAATCCGCCGGTCATTTTCCAGGTCAACGGTCCCACCGGGCTGAACAACAATAAGGATACCGTTGCGGCGCTCGACAACACCGGTTTCTACAAACTGCTCGGCGACAAATCGATGGCGCTGAAGCTGAACGGAAGCGTTGCGGCAATTCCTTACGCCGTTGAAGGTTACGGTATTATCTACAACGAATCGATCATGAAGAAATACTTCGCGCTGCCGAACAAAGCCGTTTCCGTTTCATCAGCGGATCAGATCAACAGTTTTGCAACGCTGAAAGCGGTTGTTGAAGACATGCAGAAAAACAAAGACGCGCTGGGAATCAAAGGCGTGTTCGCTTCAACGTCGATGTCCGCCGGTAACCAGTGGAGATGGCAGACGCACACGGTGAACGTACCGCTGTACTATGAATTCAACGACAAAAACTCAGGCGTTCCCGCGGTGACCACCGGTCTGGCTTCCGACACGATTGCGTTCAAATACGGAAAGAACTTCAAAAACCTGATCGACTTGTACACGAACAACAGCGTAACGCAGAAAACGCTGCTCGGCTCAAAGAGCGTCGACGACTCGATGGCTGAATTCGCGCTCGAACAGTGCGCCATGGTTCAGAACGGAAACTGGGCTGCCGCTCAGATTCTGGGAACACCGGGAAACAAAGTAAAAGCGGAAGACATCAAATTCCTGCCGCTGTACATGGGCATCAAAGATGAAGAAAAAGCCGGTTTGTGCGTCGGTACCGAAAACTACCTGTGCATTAACAAAGCGGCTTCCGCCGGAGCGCAGAAAGGTGCGGACGTATTCCTGACCTGGCTGTTCAGCTCCGATACGGGAAAAAGAATCGTTTCCAACGATCTGATGTTCATTACGCCGTTCAACAGCTTCAAAGCGAGCGAACTGCCGGCCGATCCGCTGTCTCAGCAGGTCAGCATCTGGATGAACAAAGACGGTGTTTCGTCGGTACCGTGGGCGTTCGCCGCGATTCCGTCGGAAGAATGGAAAAACGCATTCGGTTCGTCGCTCCTTTCATATTTTGAAGGAAAAGCCGACTGGGCCGCAGTTGAAAAAACGGCTGTCGACAGCTGGGCAAAAGAAAAATCCCTGCTGAAGTAA